The following coding sequences are from one Bos mutus isolate GX-2022 chromosome 22, NWIPB_WYAK_1.1, whole genome shotgun sequence window:
- the XCR1 gene encoding chemokine XC receptor 1 has translation MEPSDIPESTTFYEYDPQSFLCEKRTFVFATVSTTILYCLVFFLSLVGNSLVLWVLVKYESLESLTNVFILNLCLSDLVFSCLLPVWILGYHWGWVLGDLLCKLLNMVFSISLYSSISFLTIMTIHRYLSVVSPISSLRVHTLQRRVLVTAAVWAASILSSIPDAIFHKVFPSGCDYSELEGFLASVYQHNVIFLLSVGVILFCYVEILRTLFRSRSKRRHRTVRLIFTIVAAYFLSWAPYNLILFLQTLLKLGVIQSCEVSQQLDYALLICRNVAFSHCCFNPVLYVFVGVKFRRHLKSLLRRFWLCRQQAPSLPPSPHPPGAFTYEGISFY, from the coding sequence ATGGAGCCCTCAGACATCCCGGAGTCCACCACCTTTTATGAGTATGATCCTCAGAGCTTTCTGTGTGAGAAGAGGACCTTTGTCTTCGCCACTGTCAGCACCACCATCCTGTACTGCCTGGTGTTCTTTCtcagcctggtgggcaacagccTGGTGCTGTGGGTCTTGGTGAAGTATGAGAGCCTGGAGTCCCTCACCAACGTTTTCATCCTCAACCTGTGCCTCTCAGACCTGGTGTTCTCCTGCCTGTTGCCTGTGTGGATCTTGGGGTACCACTGGGGCTGGGTGCTGGGAGACCTCCTGTGCAAGCTCCTCAACATGGTCTTCTCCATCAGCCTCTACAGCAGCATCTCCTTCCTGACCATCATGACCATCCATCGCTACCTGTCGGTGGTGAGTCCCATCTCGTCCCTGCGTGTCCACACCCTCCAGCGCCGTGTGCTGGTGACGGCCGCCGTGTGGGCAGCTAGCATCCTGTCCTCTATCCCTGATGCCATCTTCCACAAGGTGTTCCCTTCGGGCTGTGACTATTCGGAACTCGAGGGGTTCCTCGCCTCCGTCTACCAGCACAATGTCATCTTCCTGCTGTCCGTGGGGGTCATCCTGTTCTGCTACGTGGAGATCCTCAGGACCCTGTTCCGCTCACGGTCCAAACGGCGCCACCGCACGGTGAGGCTCATCTTCACCATCGTGGCGGCATACTTCCTCAGCTGGGCTCCCTACAACCTGATCCTGTTCCTGCAGACACTGTTGAAACTGGGGGTCATTCAGAGCTGCGAGGTCAGCCAGCAGTTGGATTacgccctgctcatctgccgcAACGTGGCCTTCTCCCACTGCTGCTTCAACCCCGTGCTCTACGTCTTCGTCGGGGTCAAGTTCCGCAGGCACCTCAAAAGTCTGCTCCGGCGCTTCTGGCTGTGCCGGCAGCAGGCGCCCAGCCTCCCTCCGTCACCTCACCCCCCAGGTGCCTTCACCTACGAGGGCATCTCCTTCTATTGA